A stretch of the Sphingomonas sp. CL5.1 genome encodes the following:
- a CDS encoding TonB-dependent receptor: MKIKVAMAAPSMVMAAVLGMAPAQAMAVPAADADSAVQSGGNGGVPDVVVTANKREQKLQETPTSIGVITSDDLVKRQITDIEQVTRNIAGLNVINAGPGQNTLMIRGLVGAGESTVGLYYDNLPTAGTGDSATTAAGRQTDFLVYDVQRVEVLRGPQSTLYGSSALAGVVRVLSNPAKLGVTEGRVDLEGSLVEHGQAGYSVKGVVNVPLGDSVAFRVVGYGVHTPGFIDNISFGKENVNSANTWGFRWNGTYQLGPDTTATTQLYVQDMKSNGQPYEWSHVSTIGGVTLPAAGDLQSRTQSREPYHDRSILTGLTLEHQFSNMTLTFTQSYQRRRNESYTDQQGLPLFFGFLQSIDAFPDITLPTAITFRSAQKLTMWNSELRLATNFDGPLNVIVGGIYQNRRIQIDNSFVDVDTTTGKPITANPLWYERAGDFRLTQWAGFGEATLKLSDKFSVLGGIRVFQNSRHDVATSIVPFLRLGANGAPDDVRSKESKAIYKFEADYKPTSDIMLYASASQGYRAGGTIVRVVPELPPAYGPDYTWNFEAGAKTDWLNRALQLNIALYRVNWYDTQISGDFFNGSFSGVLNCSGLCARSQGVEFDLTARPVRGLELTASGTVFKAKWLKDQPAISGSPVAGTQFANTPTFTLNGSAAYTWELGGDNSLELRVDAQHRGKYAYMDYRPQYNLMAPEAFTLVNAAITLAHQDAWSAALFARNLFDERAQINSIADSVTPYQTLIAQPRTIGVQFGVKF, encoded by the coding sequence ATGAAGATCAAGGTAGCAATGGCTGCGCCTTCGATGGTGATGGCGGCCGTTCTCGGCATGGCGCCGGCGCAGGCGATGGCCGTCCCGGCGGCGGACGCGGATTCCGCCGTCCAGTCCGGCGGCAACGGCGGCGTGCCCGATGTCGTGGTCACCGCCAACAAGCGCGAGCAGAAGTTGCAGGAGACGCCGACCAGCATCGGCGTCATTACCTCCGACGATCTGGTCAAGCGCCAGATCACCGATATCGAGCAGGTGACGCGCAACATCGCCGGCCTCAACGTCATCAACGCGGGGCCGGGCCAGAACACGCTGATGATCCGCGGCCTCGTCGGCGCGGGCGAGTCCACCGTCGGCCTCTATTACGACAATCTGCCGACCGCCGGCACCGGCGACAGCGCCACCACGGCCGCCGGCCGCCAGACCGATTTCCTCGTCTATGACGTGCAGCGCGTCGAGGTGCTGCGCGGCCCGCAGAGCACGCTCTACGGTTCGTCGGCGCTGGCCGGCGTCGTGCGCGTGCTGTCCAACCCGGCCAAGCTGGGCGTGACCGAAGGCCGCGTCGACCTCGAAGGCTCGCTCGTCGAGCATGGCCAGGCCGGCTATTCGGTGAAGGGCGTGGTCAACGTGCCGCTCGGCGATTCGGTCGCCTTCCGCGTCGTCGGCTACGGCGTCCACACGCCGGGTTTCATCGACAACATCTCCTTCGGCAAGGAGAATGTGAACAGCGCGAACACCTGGGGCTTCCGCTGGAACGGCACCTATCAACTCGGGCCGGACACCACCGCCACCACCCAGCTCTACGTGCAGGACATGAAGTCCAACGGCCAGCCGTATGAATGGTCGCACGTCTCGACGATCGGCGGCGTGACGCTACCGGCCGCGGGCGACCTGCAATCACGCACGCAGAGCCGCGAGCCGTATCACGATCGCTCGATCCTGACCGGCCTGACGCTCGAGCATCAGTTCTCGAACATGACGCTGACCTTCACCCAGTCGTATCAGCGTCGCCGCAATGAGAGCTACACGGACCAGCAGGGCCTGCCGCTGTTCTTCGGTTTTCTGCAGAGCATCGACGCGTTCCCGGATATCACGCTGCCGACCGCGATCACCTTCCGCTCGGCGCAGAAATTGACGATGTGGAATTCCGAGCTTCGTCTCGCCACCAACTTCGATGGCCCGCTCAACGTCATCGTCGGCGGCATCTACCAGAACCGCCGCATCCAGATCGACAACAGCTTCGTCGATGTGGACACGACGACCGGCAAGCCGATCACGGCCAATCCATTGTGGTATGAGCGCGCCGGCGATTTTCGCCTGACGCAATGGGCCGGGTTCGGCGAGGCGACGCTGAAGCTGTCGGACAAATTCTCGGTCCTCGGCGGCATCCGCGTGTTCCAGAACAGCCGCCACGACGTCGCCACCTCGATCGTTCCTTTCCTGCGCCTCGGCGCGAACGGCGCGCCGGACGACGTGCGCAGCAAGGAAAGCAAGGCGATCTACAAGTTCGAGGCGGACTATAAGCCGACCAGCGACATCATGCTCTACGCTTCGGCGTCGCAAGGCTATCGCGCCGGCGGCACGATCGTCCGCGTCGTGCCGGAGCTGCCGCCTGCCTACGGCCCTGACTATACGTGGAATTTCGAGGCCGGCGCCAAGACCGACTGGCTCAACCGCGCGCTTCAGCTCAATATCGCGCTGTATCGCGTCAACTGGTACGACACGCAGATCTCGGGCGACTTCTTCAACGGGTCGTTCTCCGGCGTGCTCAACTGCTCGGGCCTGTGCGCCCGTTCGCAGGGCGTCGAGTTCGATCTCACCGCGCGTCCGGTTCGCGGCCTGGAGCTGACCGCCAGCGGCACGGTGTTCAAGGCCAAGTGGTTGAAGGACCAGCCGGCGATCTCCGGCTCGCCGGTGGCGGGCACGCAGTTCGCCAACACGCCGACCTTCACCCTCAACGGCTCGGCGGCGTACACATGGGAGCTTGGCGGCGACAATTCGCTCGAACTGCGCGTCGATGCCCAGCATCGCGGGAAGTACGCCTATATGGACTATCGCCCGCAGTATAACCTGATGGCGCCCGAGGCGTTCACCCTGGTCAATGCGGCGATCACGCTGGCGCATCAGGACGCGTGGAGCGCCGCGTTGTTCGCGCGCAACCTGTTCGACGAGCGGGCGCAGATCAACTCGATCGCCGACTCGGTCACGCCTTATCAGACGCTGATCGCGCAGCCGCGCACCATCGGCGTGCAGTTCGGCGTGAAGTTCTGA
- a CDS encoding 5-carboxymethyl-2-hydroxymuconate isomerase, with amino-acid sequence MAHATVEWTANLEGEFDPPGLLALIAAEMRERSGGMFPVGGIRVRAIRLTDYVIADGEGTDDAFINIDVKMGAGRDAAFRKAFFDQMFAAVRAFLGDLFERRPLALSLYVEEAEGWKHNTIHQRLAAKK; translated from the coding sequence ATGGCGCACGCCACCGTCGAATGGACCGCCAACCTGGAGGGCGAGTTCGACCCGCCCGGCCTGCTCGCGCTGATCGCGGCGGAGATGCGCGAACGCTCCGGCGGGATGTTCCCGGTCGGCGGCATCCGCGTCCGCGCAATCCGCCTGACCGATTACGTCATCGCGGACGGCGAGGGCACCGACGACGCCTTCATCAACATCGACGTGAAGATGGGCGCGGGCCGCGACGCGGCGTTCCGCAAAGCGTTCTTCGACCAGATGTTCGCGGCGGTGAGGGCGTTCCTCGGCGACCTGTTCGAGCGCCGCCCGCTCGCCCTTTCCCTCTATGTCGAGGAAGCGGAGGGGTGGAAACACAACACCATCCACCAGCGCCTCGCCGCGAAGAAGTAA
- a CDS encoding fumarylacetoacetate hydrolase family protein, producing the protein MIGGTAYGVALNDREQVAALGDALGEKPYGRPPVAPILYIKPRNCFAANGSAVALPGDIAEVAVGATIAIERALAGPPVARLAIDLFVPHASFYRPAIAERCRDGFLPLGPATALPADLASIEIVTRVGGVERHRWNLSRLVRDPAALEREIATFMTLAPGDLLLCGIAGDAPAARAGDTIEVTAEGFAPLAVSLVAEQAR; encoded by the coding sequence ATGATCGGCGGGACAGCCTATGGCGTGGCGCTGAACGACCGCGAGCAGGTGGCGGCGCTGGGAGATGCGCTGGGCGAGAAGCCCTATGGCAGGCCGCCGGTCGCGCCGATTCTCTATATCAAGCCGCGCAATTGCTTCGCCGCGAACGGTTCGGCGGTGGCCCTGCCCGGCGACATCGCCGAAGTTGCGGTGGGCGCAACTATCGCGATCGAGCGCGCATTGGCCGGGCCGCCGGTCGCGCGGCTCGCTATCGATCTGTTCGTGCCCCACGCCAGCTTCTACCGCCCGGCGATCGCCGAACGCTGCCGCGACGGCTTCCTGCCGCTCGGCCCGGCGACCGCCCTGCCCGCCGATCTCGCGTCGATCGAGATCGTGACGCGCGTCGGCGGCGTGGAGCGCCACCGCTGGAACCTGTCGCGGCTGGTGCGCGATCCCGCCGCGCTGGAACGCGAGATCGCGACCTTCATGACGCTCGCGCCCGGCGACCTGCTGCTGTGCGGCATCGCCGGCGACGCGCCGGCCGCGCGGGCGGGCGACACGATCGAGGTGACGGCGGAGGGCTTCGCCCCGCTAGCCGTGTCGCTCGTCGCGGAGCAGGCGCGATGA
- the hpaE gene encoding 5-carboxymethyl-2-hydroxymuconate semialdehyde dehydrogenase: MQPDRRKLATEAIAPFTRQPLGHFVDGASVAGEGVAFPVHDPSTGAVLGEACDASEAELNAAVAAAKRAFPAWAALAGDRRKAVLHRIADLIEARAEEIAAVECLDAGQAWRFMSKAALRGAENFRFFADRAPAARDGQALPSGEHLNYTSRYPIGPVAVITPWNTPFMLSTWKIAPALAAGCTVVHKPAEWSPYSARLLVEIAHEAGLPAGVFNSVNGLGETTGRRLTEHRDIKAIAFVGESRTGSAIMRQGSETLKRVHFELGGKNPVIVFDDADLDRALDAVVFMIYSLNGQRCTSSSRLLVQRSIHDAFVAKLAERVRQLKVGDPFDPATEVGPLIHERHLAKVTSYADVAAADGATIAVGGQRLDRPGYFYGPTLYAGADVGMRIAQEEIFGPVLTVIPFDDEADAIATANAVDYGLAGYLWTNDVGRALRVSDALEAGMIWVNSENVRHLPTPFGGVKASGIGRDGGDWSFDFYMETKNVALAKGHHKIQRLGVAG, translated from the coding sequence ATGCAGCCTGATCGTCGGAAGCTCGCCACGGAGGCGATCGCGCCGTTCACCCGGCAACCGCTCGGCCATTTCGTCGACGGCGCTTCGGTGGCAGGCGAAGGGGTGGCGTTTCCGGTCCATGATCCCTCGACCGGCGCGGTGCTGGGCGAGGCATGCGACGCGAGCGAGGCGGAGCTGAACGCGGCGGTGGCGGCGGCGAAGCGGGCCTTCCCGGCGTGGGCGGCGCTGGCCGGCGACAGGCGCAAGGCGGTCCTCCACCGCATCGCCGACCTGATCGAGGCGCGCGCGGAGGAGATCGCGGCGGTGGAATGCCTCGACGCCGGCCAGGCATGGCGTTTCATGTCCAAGGCGGCGCTGCGCGGGGCGGAGAACTTCCGCTTCTTCGCCGATCGCGCGCCCGCCGCGCGCGACGGGCAGGCGCTGCCGTCCGGCGAGCATCTCAACTACACCTCGCGCTATCCGATCGGCCCGGTCGCCGTCATCACGCCGTGGAACACGCCGTTCATGCTCTCGACGTGGAAGATCGCCCCGGCGCTGGCGGCGGGCTGCACCGTCGTCCACAAGCCGGCGGAATGGTCGCCCTATTCGGCGCGCCTGCTGGTCGAGATCGCGCATGAGGCCGGGCTGCCGGCGGGCGTGTTCAATTCGGTCAACGGGCTGGGCGAGACGACCGGCCGGCGACTGACCGAGCATCGCGACATCAAGGCGATCGCCTTCGTCGGCGAATCCAGGACCGGCAGCGCGATCATGCGGCAGGGATCGGAGACGCTGAAGCGCGTCCATTTCGAGCTGGGCGGCAAGAATCCGGTGATCGTGTTCGACGACGCCGATCTCGATCGCGCGCTCGATGCGGTGGTGTTCATGATCTACTCGCTCAACGGCCAGCGCTGCACCTCGTCGTCGCGGCTGCTGGTGCAGCGGTCGATCCACGACGCCTTCGTCGCGAAGCTCGCGGAGCGCGTCCGCCAGCTCAAGGTGGGGGACCCGTTCGACCCCGCCACCGAGGTCGGGCCGCTGATCCACGAACGCCATCTCGCCAAGGTGACGAGCTACGCCGATGTCGCGGCGGCCGACGGCGCGACGATCGCGGTGGGCGGGCAGAGGCTCGACCGGCCGGGCTATTTCTATGGCCCCACGCTCTATGCCGGCGCGGATGTCGGAATGCGCATCGCGCAGGAGGAGATTTTCGGCCCGGTCCTCACCGTCATCCCGTTCGACGACGAGGCGGATGCGATCGCCACGGCCAATGCGGTCGATTACGGCCTGGCCGGCTATCTCTGGACGAACGATGTCGGCCGCGCGCTGCGTGTGTCCGATGCGCTGGAGGCCGGGATGATCTGGGTCAACAGCGAGAACGTCCGCCACCTGCCGACCCCGTTCGGCGGGGTGAAGGCCAGCGGCATCGGCCGCGACGGCGGCGACTGGAGCTTCGATTTCTACATGGAGACGAAGAACGTCGCGCTGGCCAAGGGCCACCACAAGATCCAGCGGCTCGGCGTCGCGGGCTGA
- a CDS encoding aromatic ring-hydroxylating dioxygenase subunit alpha, protein MKDMLSAYALPAPTFDEALTLVGRGTPMGELLRRYWHPVALSADATETPRIVTALGERLVLFRDGAGRPGLLHERCAHRGTSLYYGKVDDRGIRCCYHGWLFDVEGKCLEQPCEPARGARTAARVRQPGYPVQELYGLIFAYMGPIERMPLLPRYDVLEELGPGEFIETDDTSLGSGGPAIVPCNWLQHFENVMDPFHVPILHGSFSGNQFVAQMALMPEVVFEETERGIQSTQVRDLGEGKVHRRVTEAMLPTIRAVANPRAENVGSCSLLGWVLPIDDTSFRIYSAGRVTEKGALAKIRSHFNGKLWHELTEEEHRALPGDYEAQVGQGAITAHSEEHLVTSDKGIGMLRRLYRRQVELVAAGGDPAGTRFGAADPLVRLAAGTAIVAAG, encoded by the coding sequence ATGAAGGATATGCTGAGCGCCTATGCGCTGCCGGCGCCCACGTTCGACGAGGCGCTGACGCTGGTCGGGCGCGGCACGCCGATGGGCGAGCTTCTGCGCCGCTACTGGCATCCCGTCGCGCTGAGCGCCGATGCGACCGAGACGCCGCGCATCGTCACCGCGCTGGGCGAGCGGCTGGTGCTGTTCCGTGACGGCGCGGGGCGACCAGGACTGCTTCACGAACGCTGCGCGCATCGCGGCACCTCGCTCTATTACGGCAAGGTCGACGATCGCGGCATCCGCTGCTGCTATCACGGCTGGCTGTTCGACGTGGAGGGCAAGTGCCTCGAGCAGCCTTGCGAGCCGGCCCGCGGCGCGCGGACGGCGGCGCGGGTGCGCCAGCCGGGCTATCCGGTACAGGAGCTGTACGGGCTGATCTTCGCCTATATGGGGCCGATCGAGCGGATGCCGCTGCTGCCGCGCTACGACGTGCTGGAGGAGCTTGGGCCGGGCGAGTTCATCGAGACGGACGACACCAGCCTCGGCAGCGGCGGGCCGGCGATCGTGCCGTGCAACTGGCTCCAGCATTTCGAGAATGTCATGGACCCGTTCCATGTGCCGATCCTCCACGGCAGCTTCAGCGGCAACCAGTTCGTCGCGCAGATGGCGCTGATGCCCGAGGTGGTGTTCGAGGAGACGGAGCGCGGCATCCAGAGCACGCAGGTCCGCGATCTCGGCGAGGGCAAGGTGCACCGCCGCGTCACCGAGGCGATGCTGCCGACGATCCGCGCGGTGGCGAACCCGCGCGCGGAGAATGTCGGCTCCTGCTCGCTGCTCGGCTGGGTGCTGCCGATCGACGACACCAGCTTCCGCATCTATTCCGCCGGTCGCGTGACGGAGAAGGGCGCGCTGGCGAAGATCCGCTCGCACTTCAACGGCAAGCTCTGGCACGAACTGACCGAGGAGGAGCATCGCGCGCTCCCCGGCGATTACGAAGCGCAGGTGGGGCAGGGGGCGATCACCGCGCATTCGGAGGAGCATCTCGTCACCTCCGACAAGGGGATCGGCATGTTGCGCCGGCTGTACCGGCGGCAGGTCGAACTGGTCGCGGCCGGGGGCGATCCGGCGGGCACGCGCTTCGGCGCTGCCGATCCGCTCGTCCGGCTCGCCGCCGGCACCGCGATCGTCGCGGCGGGCTGA
- a CDS encoding MFS transporter translates to MASVIETGDAAAAPGRSYAYGWYTAAVLMVAYTFSFLDRQILNLMVGPIKADLHLTDTQFALLTGGAFGIFYTVMGLPIGWLADRYPRTRIITCGVAMWSVATTACAFVRTFPALMAARIGVGVGEATLSPSAYSLLSNSFDRSRLPRAMSVYSVGIYIGAGLALIVGGSVVEAVARTPSVMLPLLGEIHSWHAVFLVIGPPGLLVALWVATLREPGRQAKTGDVAASFSIARIWRFLASWPAMSVALFLGSAMLAIMSYMDAWYPELFIRTFHWSVGETGHVNGLASLTAGPLGMLSAGWLSSRMIARGRVDACLRLAIHAAIGMSITATVMPLLPQAWAMAAMLWPIKFLGGFIPVLIPSAIQMVAPGNMRAQLSAVFGLTVGILAVTLGPVLPALIGDYVLRDEGALHLSLSIAAAIVGPVATVLLWCGLRQFRACLSERPET, encoded by the coding sequence GTGGCGAGCGTGATCGAAACCGGCGACGCAGCCGCCGCGCCGGGCCGCAGCTATGCCTATGGCTGGTACACGGCGGCGGTGCTGATGGTCGCCTATACCTTCTCTTTCCTCGACCGTCAGATCCTCAACCTGATGGTCGGGCCGATCAAGGCGGACCTGCACCTGACCGACACGCAGTTCGCGCTGCTGACCGGCGGGGCGTTCGGCATCTTCTACACGGTGATGGGGCTGCCGATCGGCTGGCTGGCCGATCGCTATCCGCGCACGCGCATCATCACCTGCGGCGTGGCGATGTGGAGCGTCGCCACCACCGCCTGTGCGTTCGTGCGCACCTTTCCGGCGCTGATGGCGGCGCGGATCGGCGTGGGGGTGGGCGAGGCGACGCTTTCGCCCTCCGCCTATTCGCTGCTCAGCAACAGCTTCGACCGCTCCCGGCTGCCGCGTGCGATGAGCGTCTATTCGGTCGGCATCTATATCGGCGCCGGGCTGGCGCTGATCGTCGGCGGGTCGGTGGTGGAGGCGGTCGCGCGGACGCCGAGCGTGATGCTGCCGCTGCTCGGCGAGATCCATTCGTGGCACGCGGTGTTCCTGGTTATCGGTCCGCCGGGGCTGCTCGTCGCCTTGTGGGTGGCGACGCTGCGCGAGCCGGGGCGGCAGGCGAAAACCGGCGACGTCGCGGCGAGCTTCTCGATCGCGCGCATCTGGCGCTTCCTCGCGTCATGGCCGGCAATGTCGGTCGCGCTGTTCCTGGGATCGGCGATGCTGGCGATCATGAGCTATATGGACGCCTGGTATCCCGAGCTGTTCATCCGCACTTTCCACTGGAGCGTGGGCGAGACGGGGCATGTCAACGGCCTCGCCTCGCTGACCGCCGGGCCGCTCGGGATGCTCTCGGCGGGCTGGCTCTCCAGCCGGATGATCGCGCGCGGCCGTGTCGACGCCTGCCTGCGGCTGGCGATCCACGCGGCGATCGGGATGAGCATCACCGCCACTGTGATGCCGCTGCTGCCGCAGGCCTGGGCGATGGCGGCGATGCTGTGGCCGATCAAGTTCCTCGGCGGCTTCATCCCGGTGCTGATCCCCTCCGCGATCCAGATGGTCGCGCCGGGCAATATGCGCGCGCAATTGAGCGCGGTGTTCGGGCTGACCGTGGGCATCCTCGCCGTCACGCTCGGGCCGGTGCTGCCCGCGCTGATCGGCGACTATGTGCTGCGCGACGAGGGCGCGCTCCACCTGTCGCTGTCGATCGCGGCGGCGATTGTCGGCCCGGTGGCGACGGTGCTGTTGTGGTGCGGGCTGCGCCAGTTCCGCGCCTGCCTGAGCGAGCGGCCGGAGACCTGA
- a CDS encoding fumarylacetoacetate hydrolase family protein: MKRVRLIHAGREQWGVVSPDERAIALADGSTVGWDAATLLPPVTPGATVFALGLNYADHSVELGFKPPSQPLVFLKGPNGFVAHDGVSPKPRDADQMHPECELVAVIGRTARRVAASEALDYVAGYTIACDYAVREFLENYYRPNLRVKNRDGLTPIGPWIVDAADVGDPQALALSTTVNGATVQSGSTGDMVFSVAALITYLSGFMTLSPGDMILTGTPHGVHFVRAGDEVACTVERVGSLVHRVGLQA, encoded by the coding sequence ATGAAGCGCGTCAGGCTGATCCATGCGGGGCGCGAGCAATGGGGCGTCGTCTCGCCCGATGAGCGGGCGATCGCGCTGGCCGACGGGTCCACGGTGGGCTGGGATGCCGCCACGCTGCTGCCGCCGGTCACGCCGGGCGCGACGGTGTTCGCGCTCGGGCTGAACTATGCCGACCATTCGGTCGAGCTGGGCTTCAAGCCGCCGTCGCAGCCGCTGGTGTTCCTGAAAGGGCCGAACGGCTTCGTCGCCCACGACGGCGTCTCGCCCAAGCCGCGCGATGCCGACCAGATGCACCCCGAATGCGAGCTGGTCGCGGTGATCGGCCGCACCGCGCGCCGCGTCGCCGCGTCCGAGGCGCTCGACTATGTCGCCGGCTATACGATCGCCTGCGACTATGCGGTGCGCGAGTTCCTCGAGAACTACTATCGCCCCAACCTCCGCGTGAAGAACCGCGACGGGCTGACCCCGATCGGCCCGTGGATCGTCGACGCGGCGGATGTCGGCGATCCGCAGGCGCTGGCGCTGTCCACCACCGTCAACGGCGCGACCGTCCAGTCCGGCTCGACCGGCGACATGGTGTTCTCGGTAGCGGCGCTGATCACCTATCTCTCCGGGTTCATGACGCTCTCGCCCGGCGACATGATCCTGACCGGCACGCCGCACGGCGTCCATTTCGTCCGCGCGGGCGACGAGGTGGCCTGCACCGTGGAGCGCGTCGGCAGCCTCGTGCATCGCGTGGGGCTGCAGGCATGA
- a CDS encoding extradiol ring-cleavage dioxygenase: MTLVFSGICSHGPGITGRADMAPPELRDPYYAAYRGMRDAIRAAGAEVLIVVAAEHFANFFMDNMPAYAIGAADHYDGPIEDPEWLRIPRQRIRGDAELSRRLIAEVQQTVDVAYAEEWKFDHGIMVPLHFLDPDNELTVIPANINCQGPPLTPLHRAYAFGRALRRAADKVPRRIALVGTGGISHWPCTPDSGRVNEAWDREFLTRWASGDEARMTAYTDVETYADGGQGGYEIRTLIAAAAAAGGKGHIDFYQPIPIFSTGCVIGRSEIV; the protein is encoded by the coding sequence ATGACCCTCGTGTTCAGCGGCATTTGCAGCCATGGGCCGGGCATCACCGGGCGGGCGGACATGGCGCCGCCCGAACTGCGCGATCCCTATTACGCCGCCTATCGCGGGATGCGCGACGCGATCCGCGCGGCCGGCGCCGAGGTGCTGATCGTCGTCGCGGCGGAGCATTTCGCCAATTTCTTCATGGACAACATGCCCGCCTACGCGATCGGCGCAGCGGACCATTACGACGGGCCGATCGAGGACCCCGAATGGCTGCGCATCCCGCGCCAGCGCATCCGCGGCGACGCCGAACTGTCGCGCCGGCTGATCGCCGAGGTGCAGCAGACGGTCGACGTCGCTTATGCCGAGGAATGGAAGTTCGACCACGGCATCATGGTGCCGCTGCACTTCCTCGATCCCGACAACGAGCTGACGGTGATCCCGGCCAACATCAACTGCCAGGGGCCGCCGCTCACCCCGCTGCACCGCGCCTATGCCTTCGGCCGCGCGCTGCGCCGCGCCGCCGACAAGGTGCCCCGGCGGATCGCGCTGGTCGGCACCGGCGGCATCTCGCACTGGCCCTGCACGCCGGACAGCGGGCGCGTCAACGAGGCGTGGGACCGCGAATTCCTCACCCGCTGGGCCTCGGGCGACGAGGCGCGGATGACTGCCTATACCGATGTCGAAACCTATGCCGACGGCGGGCAGGGCGGCTATGAGATCCGCACGCTGATCGCCGCCGCCGCCGCCGCTGGCGGCAAGGGGCATATCGACTTCTACCAGCCGATCCCGATCTTCAGCACCGGCTGCGTGATCGGCCGGTCGGAGATCGTGTGA
- a CDS encoding SDR family NAD(P)-dependent oxidoreductase: protein MIHILATGTSRGIGAAITGALDRPGVRIVGHGTASSIAADFSDPAAPARLWEAALEQLGAIDVLINNAGVYEANPIDREETDWNEAWERTMRINLTATAALSRLAVRHWQARRQGGRIINIASRAAHRGDSAEHWDYGASKAGMVALTKTIARQYAAEGILAFAICPGFVDTDMAADHLGPALLAEIPLGRVATPQEVAEMARWLALDAPAAMTGAVLDVNGASYVR, encoded by the coding sequence ATGATTCACATTCTCGCCACCGGCACCTCGCGCGGCATCGGCGCTGCGATCACGGGCGCGCTCGATCGGCCCGGCGTGCGCATCGTCGGACACGGCACCGCCAGCAGCATCGCCGCCGACTTCTCCGACCCGGCCGCGCCCGCGCGATTATGGGAGGCGGCGCTGGAACAACTCGGCGCGATCGACGTGCTCATCAACAACGCCGGCGTCTACGAGGCGAATCCAATCGACCGCGAGGAGACGGACTGGAATGAGGCGTGGGAGCGCACGATGCGGATTAATCTCACCGCCACCGCCGCGCTGTCGCGACTCGCGGTGCGCCATTGGCAGGCGCGTCGGCAGGGCGGGCGGATCATCAACATCGCCAGCCGCGCGGCGCATCGCGGCGACAGCGCGGAGCATTGGGACTATGGCGCGAGCAAGGCCGGGATGGTGGCGCTGACCAAGACGATCGCGCGCCAATATGCGGCGGAGGGGATTCTCGCTTTCGCGATCTGCCCCGGCTTCGTCGATACCGATATGGCGGCGGATCATCTCGGCCCCGCCTTGCTCGCCGAAATACCCCTCGGCCGCGTCGCGACGCCGCAGGAAGTGGCCGAAATGGCGCGTTGGCTGGCGCTCGACGCGCCCGCCGCGATGACTGGCGCGGTGCTGGATGTGAACGGAGCGAGCTATGTCCGCTGA
- a CDS encoding aromatic ring-opening dioxygenase subunit LigA, whose protein sequence is MSLYQLQKLLYQLNRDPALQADFTADAPAVADRYELTGEERRAVLEPDIGLLYVLGVNGQILMHFAAFMRIEWADYLQRMRDGVRQHGPIRAGVYAMTTGYDDKVAGV, encoded by the coding sequence ATGAGCCTCTACCAGCTCCAGAAGCTGCTCTATCAGCTCAACCGCGATCCGGCGTTGCAGGCCGATTTCACCGCCGACGCCCCCGCCGTCGCCGACCGTTACGAGCTGACCGGCGAGGAGCGCCGCGCGGTGCTGGAGCCGGATATCGGGCTGCTCTACGTGCTCGGCGTCAACGGACAGATCCTGATGCACTTCGCCGCGTTCATGCGGATCGAATGGGCCGATTATCTCCAGCGGATGCGCGACGGCGTGCGGCAGCACGGCCCGATCCGCGCCGGCGTCTATGCCATGACGACCGGCTATGACGACAAGGTGGCAGGCGTATGA